The following is a genomic window from Thermodesulfobacteriota bacterium.
GTGGCACAGAATAGTTGCCTGGGGCCGTTTAGCTGAGATTTGCGGGGAGTATTTAACCAAGGGAAGAATGGTATATATCGAGGGTTCGATCAGAACGCGCTCTTGGGAAGATAAGGAAGGCAACACGAGGTATACAACCGAAATTGTCGCAAGAAATATGCAAATGCTTGGCGGACAGGGACAGGGCACAAGGTCTGATGCTCCATCAGCCGCAGATGATAAAATGCCCGGCGATTTTGACATAGAAGATGATTCGTTTGGCAGCGATGACGACATACCGTTTTAAATAGCACCTTTTTTATGCAGCTACCGCAGACAGGTCTAAATACTCATAAGGGATACTGAACTAATGAAAATTAACAGCGATATCAAAAGAGTAGAAAAACCCTGGGGTTACGAGCTTTGGTGGGCGTATACCGAGAAATATGTAGGCAAAATACTTCATGTAAACAAGGGCGAGAGCTTAAGTTATCAATATCATGAGGTCAAAGACGAGACCATATATCTTCATAACGGTGAGATGCTGCTTGAGATTGAGGAGCCGGGATCACAAAAGGAAGAAAAAATATTAAAGGCTGGAAGCGGGATCAGAATAACTCCATACACTAAGCACAGAATGACAGCTATCACTGACTGCGATATTCTAGAGGCATCAACCCCGGAAGTAGAGGATGTTATAAGA
Proteins encoded in this region:
- a CDS encoding single-stranded DNA-binding protein codes for the protein MAVNKVMLIGNLGRDPEIRYTTGGQAVANFTIATTERYTNKAGERQEDTEWHRIVAWGRLAEICGEYLTKGRMVYIEGSIRTRSWEDKEGNTRYTTEIVARNMQMLGGQGQGTRSDAPSAADDKMPGDFDIEDDSFGSDDDIPF
- a CDS encoding cupin domain-containing protein, which produces MKINSDIKRVEKPWGYELWWAYTEKYVGKILHVNKGESLSYQYHEVKDETIYLHNGEMLLEIEEPGSQKEEKILKAGSGIRITPYTKHRMTAITDCDILEASTPEVEDVIRLEDKYGRAK